A region from the Halobellus litoreus genome encodes:
- the rpsB gene encoding 30S ribosomal protein S2, with product MTENDNDAVEVVDDESDVAEEATSGVEATEADAETTEPVAEAAEDEVAADEGAAADEAAEAEAPEESGPTFDEDVMPDEEADLLIPVEDYLSAGVHIGTQQKTEDMERFIHRVRDDGLYVLDVSQTDSRIRTAADFLANYDPEQILVTSSRQYGRFPATKFADAVGARARTGRFIPGTLTNPDYAGYIEPDVVVVTDPIGDAQAVKEAITVGIPVIAMCDSNNQTSNVDLVVPTNNKGRRALSVVYWLLANETLDRRGSDTVYGLEDFEDEI from the coding sequence ATGACAGAGAACGACAACGACGCGGTCGAAGTCGTCGACGACGAGTCCGACGTGGCCGAGGAGGCCACGTCGGGCGTCGAGGCGACCGAGGCCGACGCCGAGACGACCGAACCGGTCGCCGAGGCCGCCGAAGACGAGGTCGCCGCCGACGAGGGCGCGGCCGCCGACGAGGCTGCCGAGGCCGAAGCACCCGAGGAATCGGGCCCGACGTTCGACGAGGACGTGATGCCCGACGAGGAGGCCGACCTCCTCATCCCCGTCGAGGACTACCTCTCCGCAGGTGTCCACATCGGGACCCAGCAGAAGACCGAGGACATGGAGCGGTTCATCCACCGCGTCCGCGACGACGGCCTGTACGTGCTGGACGTCAGCCAGACCGACTCGCGGATCCGGACTGCCGCCGATTTCCTCGCGAACTACGACCCCGAACAGATCCTGGTCACGAGTTCGCGCCAGTACGGCCGCTTCCCGGCGACGAAGTTCGCCGACGCGGTCGGCGCGCGCGCCCGGACCGGCCGATTCATCCCGGGGACGCTGACGAACCCCGACTACGCCGGCTACATCGAGCCCGACGTGGTCGTCGTCACCGACCCGATCGGCGACGCGCAGGCGGTCAAGGAGGCCATCACGGTCGGTATCCCCGTCATCGCGATGTGCGACTCCAACAACCAGACCAGCAACGTCGACCTCGTCGTCCCGACGAACAACAAGGGTCGCCGCGCGCTGTCGGTCGTCTACTGGCTGCTCGCCAACGAGACGCTCGACCGCCGCGGCAGCGACACCGTCTACGGCCTCGAGGACTTCGAGGACGAGATCTAG
- a CDS encoding MBL fold metallo-hydrolase — protein MPKLLDQLTVDELAAAIDAGEDLTVVDTRPPESFDAWHVPDAVNVPYHPVEGLGPGLDWDDVADIVEGQRVAVICGKGLSSTSFGFELSTRGHDVQVVKGGMEDWSKLYDVVEVETGGDLYLAQVQRRAKGCLGYIVGDREAGEALVVDPTRQHHEFELVAADNGLVVTGVLDTHVHADHVSGGRALAERRSVPYYLSADAEERDVAYDYDPVSDGETLSVGDVDVEILAAPGHTTELVNLLVDGSYLLSADTLFVESVGRTELEFGEEGAEHGARLLYETLHGRYDSLSDDVVVLPGHVSVDADGRFGVGRPGELIAATLGDLRAELDLYRLDEAAFVERLTGEGNEKPPNYETVIDVNRGRRELPEDEATEVELGPNNCAA, from the coding sequence ATGCCGAAACTGCTCGATCAACTCACCGTCGACGAACTCGCGGCGGCCATCGACGCCGGCGAAGATCTCACGGTCGTCGACACGCGCCCGCCCGAGAGCTTCGACGCCTGGCACGTGCCGGACGCGGTGAACGTTCCGTACCACCCGGTCGAGGGCCTGGGTCCGGGCCTCGACTGGGACGACGTCGCCGACATCGTCGAGGGGCAGCGAGTGGCGGTCATCTGCGGGAAGGGGCTCTCCTCGACGTCGTTCGGCTTCGAACTCTCCACGCGCGGCCACGACGTCCAAGTGGTCAAAGGCGGAATGGAGGACTGGAGTAAGCTCTACGACGTCGTCGAGGTCGAAACCGGGGGTGACCTCTATCTCGCGCAGGTCCAGCGGCGCGCGAAAGGCTGTCTCGGGTACATCGTGGGCGACCGCGAGGCGGGAGAGGCGCTCGTCGTCGACCCGACGCGGCAGCACCACGAGTTCGAACTCGTCGCCGCGGACAACGGACTGGTCGTCACGGGCGTTCTGGACACCCACGTCCACGCAGATCACGTCTCCGGCGGGCGCGCGCTGGCCGAGCGGCGCTCGGTCCCGTACTACCTGAGCGCCGACGCCGAGGAACGCGACGTCGCCTACGACTACGACCCGGTCAGCGACGGCGAGACGCTGTCGGTCGGCGACGTCGACGTCGAGATCCTCGCCGCGCCGGGGCACACCACCGAACTCGTGAACCTCCTCGTCGACGGCTCGTACCTCCTATCGGCCGACACCCTGTTCGTCGAGTCGGTCGGCCGGACCGAACTGGAGTTCGGCGAGGAGGGCGCAGAACACGGCGCGAGGCTGCTCTACGAGACCTTACACGGGCGGTACGACTCCCTCTCCGACGACGTGGTCGTCCTGCCCGGTCACGTCTCCGTCGACGCCGACGGGCGCTTCGGCGTCGGGCGACCGGGCGAACTGATCGCGGCGACGCTCGGCGACCTCCGCGCCGAACTGGACCTCTACAGGCTCGACGAGGCGGCGTTCGTCGAGCGTCTGACGGGCGAGGGGAACGAGAAACCGCCGAACTACGAGACGGTCATCGACGTCAACCGCGGGCGGCGCGAACTGCCGGAAGACGAGGCGACCGAGGTGGAGTTGGGGCCGAACAACTGCGCGGCCTAA